One Paenisporosarcina sp. FSL H8-0542 genomic region harbors:
- a CDS encoding GNAT family N-acetyltransferase, protein MSFPVLESDRLNLIDLNQSHAVHLFNQFSREDVTRYYGMDPLTTMEQAEKMITNMNKGFMEKRSARWGIQLKETGELAGTIGLNNLQLWSKKCEVGYDLHPDFWGKGYVKEALEKVLSHCFETLELSRVGAVTFPDNEASWKLLLKMGFEKEGLLRNYLYQGGKTHDAFVFSLTFEDWNRLY, encoded by the coding sequence TTGTCTTTTCCTGTACTAGAATCCGATAGACTTAACTTAATCGACTTAAATCAATCCCATGCAGTCCACTTGTTCAATCAATTCTCACGTGAAGATGTCACACGTTACTATGGGATGGACCCCCTCACAACAATGGAACAAGCAGAAAAAATGATTACCAATATGAATAAAGGCTTCATGGAAAAACGTTCAGCACGATGGGGCATCCAACTAAAAGAAACTGGAGAGTTGGCTGGAACAATCGGGTTAAATAATCTGCAGCTTTGGAGCAAAAAATGTGAAGTTGGCTATGACCTGCATCCAGATTTTTGGGGCAAGGGCTATGTGAAAGAAGCACTGGAGAAGGTTTTGTCACATTGCTTTGAAACACTTGAACTTTCCCGAGTTGGCGCCGTTACATTTCCTGACAATGAAGCTTCGTGGAAGCTATTGTTGAAAATGGGGTTTGAAAAAGAAGGATTGCTAAGAAATTATTTATATCAAGGTGGTAAAACTCACGATGCTTTCGTCTTTTCCTTAACGTTTGAAGACTGGAATCGACTTTATTAA
- a CDS encoding DUF4179 domain-containing protein, translating into MFENEEEKLAELRRQLEHISIPTEQLDGAIGQGYERAKLEKVKKKKRKIRNYGMLAATALLMITLATFIRVSPTFANAVSSIPGLEKIVAMIHYDKGLTSAIKNDYYQEINASQTKEDLTLTIDGVILDESGMNVFYTVNSEEAIQNVRVGNVELRNDEIISPSSSFSISANDQAVKELSNTIDFHFQKPTKFNDLSFSLVMTIENEGKEIEYIIPFTVPENVKPSINFVLKKEVEIENQKFTIEEVTINPRRVDVRISINPNNSKKILQFPDLRLEDENGEIWGSRSGISGSEVGELEQIIYVQSNYFEKPKELYLRINKLQALNKDEAIVVVDTEKNILLNSPRDGRLQLGESSKTHADFFLTQAKDVNNNFSLTSIIQDANGKSISSPSTSMFYDSGKLESHWTLDFDTTDYKNPLELELLAYPNYIEGDIKVELKKPNK; encoded by the coding sequence ATGTTTGAAAACGAGGAAGAGAAATTGGCAGAACTTCGACGTCAGCTTGAACACATCAGTATTCCTACCGAACAGCTGGACGGAGCAATTGGGCAAGGCTATGAACGTGCAAAGCTTGAAAAAGTGAAGAAGAAAAAGAGAAAAATACGAAATTATGGAATGCTTGCAGCAACTGCACTTCTCATGATTACATTGGCCACATTCATTCGAGTGTCTCCAACTTTTGCAAATGCGGTTTCATCTATACCTGGACTGGAAAAAATTGTTGCAATGATTCACTATGATAAGGGCTTAACGTCTGCTATTAAAAATGACTATTACCAAGAAATTAATGCTTCTCAAACCAAGGAAGATTTAACACTAACCATTGACGGTGTCATCCTAGATGAATCGGGGATGAATGTTTTTTATACCGTTAATTCTGAAGAAGCCATACAGAATGTTCGGGTTGGAAATGTAGAATTAAGGAACGACGAAATTATTTCGCCAAGTAGTTCTTTTAGTATCTCAGCTAATGATCAAGCTGTTAAAGAGTTGAGTAATACAATCGATTTTCATTTTCAAAAGCCAACGAAGTTTAATGATTTATCATTTTCACTCGTGATGACAATCGAGAATGAAGGAAAGGAAATAGAATATATTATTCCGTTTACTGTTCCCGAAAATGTTAAACCGAGCATTAATTTTGTATTAAAGAAAGAAGTAGAAATTGAAAATCAAAAGTTTACGATTGAAGAAGTAACGATCAATCCTCGCCGTGTAGATGTTCGAATTTCAATAAATCCAAATAACTCGAAAAAAATCCTCCAATTTCCGGATTTACGTTTAGAAGATGAAAATGGAGAGATTTGGGGTTCTAGAAGTGGAATTTCTGGAAGTGAAGTAGGAGAGTTAGAACAAATTATATACGTACAAAGCAATTACTTTGAAAAACCAAAAGAACTATACTTACGTATAAATAAATTACAGGCACTTAATAAAGATGAAGCAATTGTTGTTGTAGATACTGAAAAAAATATTTTATTGAACAGTCCACGTGATGGAAGATTGCAATTAGGTGAGTCTAGTAAAACTCACGCTGATTTCTTCTTAACACAGGCCAAAGATGTAAATAACAATTTTAGTTTAACCAGCATAATACAAGACGCCAATGGAAAATCGATAAGTTCTCCATCTACCTCAATGTTTTATGATTCAGGAAAATTGGAAAGTCATTGGACACTAGATTTTGATACTACCGACTATAAGAATCCACTAGAGCTCGAATTATTGGCATATCCAAATTACATTGAAGGCGATATTAAGGTAGAATTGAAAAAACCAAATAAGTAA
- the sstT gene encoding serine/threonine transporter SstT, whose amino-acid sequence MKNLFVKWNQVSLVKRIMIGIIVGLILALTVPKAASWISIFGSLFVGALKAVAPILVLFLVMHAIAVHKSGKKTNMKSILGLYAIGTFLAGAVAVVASFMFPVTLTLTSGAEDISPPEGIVEVIQTLLFNVVANPIDALVNANYLGILMWAIVLGIALKNANQNTKDMLGNFSDAITKVVQWVINLAPLGIMGLVFSAIVTSGLSALLDYGRLILILVGCMLFIALVVNPLIVFIYTRKNPYPLVLMVLRESGITAFFTRSSAANIPVNMKLCEKLGLDEDTYAVSIPLGATINMAGAAVTIAVLTLATVNTLGIEVDFVTALMLSVVAAISAAGASGVAGGSLLLIPLACNLFGVPNDIAMQVVGVGFIIGVVQDSCETALNSSSDVLFTATAEYAKERKEGSVVTMKS is encoded by the coding sequence ATGAAGAATTTATTTGTTAAATGGAATCAAGTGAGCCTAGTAAAAAGGATTATGATCGGTATTATTGTCGGTCTTATCTTAGCTTTAACGGTTCCTAAAGCCGCAAGTTGGATCTCCATTTTCGGTTCTTTATTTGTCGGTGCATTAAAGGCAGTTGCACCAATATTAGTATTATTCTTAGTGATGCATGCGATTGCCGTACATAAAAGTGGTAAGAAAACGAATATGAAATCGATTCTTGGTCTTTATGCTATTGGTACATTCCTAGCTGGGGCTGTCGCTGTAGTTGCAAGCTTTATGTTCCCAGTTACATTAACACTGACATCAGGAGCAGAAGACATATCTCCACCAGAAGGTATTGTTGAAGTTATTCAAACATTACTATTTAACGTAGTTGCTAATCCAATTGATGCATTAGTAAATGCTAACTATCTAGGTATATTAATGTGGGCAATCGTTCTTGGGATTGCATTAAAAAATGCGAATCAAAATACGAAAGACATGTTAGGTAATTTTTCAGATGCAATTACTAAAGTTGTACAATGGGTGATTAATTTAGCACCGCTTGGTATTATGGGGCTTGTATTTAGTGCAATTGTAACAAGTGGTCTTTCTGCTTTACTTGATTACGGTAGATTAATTTTAATTCTAGTTGGATGTATGTTGTTTATTGCACTTGTAGTGAATCCGTTAATCGTATTCATCTATACGCGAAAAAATCCTTATCCACTTGTTTTAATGGTTTTAAGAGAAAGTGGTATTACGGCATTCTTTACACGTAGTTCAGCTGCAAATATTCCGGTAAATATGAAATTATGTGAAAAACTAGGCTTAGATGAGGATACTTATGCAGTGTCAATCCCTCTAGGTGCTACAATTAATATGGCTGGTGCAGCCGTAACAATTGCTGTACTAACTCTTGCAACAGTAAATACGCTTGGTATTGAAGTTGATTTTGTGACTGCACTTATGCTTTCTGTTGTAGCAGCAATCTCTGCAGCAGGTGCATCAGGTGTTGCAGGCGGATCACTATTGCTTATCCCACTAGCATGTAATTTATTTGGAGTTCCAAATGATATTGCAATGCAAGTAGTTGGTGTTGGTTTTATCATCGGTGTTGTTCAAGATTCTTGTGAAACTGCACTGAATTCTTCTTCTGATGTACTGTTCACAGCTACAGCTGAGTATGCTAAAGAACGTAAAGAAGGTTCAGTAGTTACTATGAAATCTTAG
- a CDS encoding DUF262 domain-containing HNH endonuclease family protein, with protein sequence MDKTTLEARGLTLEKYLNISYGLMQIPFTQRPYEWGKVQISRLFYDFCNVYENKADQHILNFITLYKEKDNINIFDGQQRSVSIYIILCAILNKMRNLPDADLEFIDGVIENYIVKKNFRTKQIQYKLSFEKESTNVFFRDYIISGKEIPNDLLLNDQEKAIKTNYNEISNLIDKSFGKLNLSSTLTNLISAILDDVYLIVLETSSEDVANQMFETLNNTGKKIADFYVLKNQLVRLLGEKTMARDWDSIEDNLDGISKNKFLTAYVSVFNGKTSESNIFKAIEKSEKLVSISKAVNTLLELKLASERYSFLQSPRMRQSTDKVALKRFENLVETLAMASANQYKSVILAMELKNYKLSEINEVLSEVLKLHIKNMFISQESANSLEHFYPNLAKDIYNMKYELDGIINQIKGEMISNSLLKHKFVARTIRTDTEKKIIRYILRTIYNYENSNEVVIFENAQHVSLEHILPQNPDSNSNWINTFPSEETRNLYTHYIGNMTLLLGTKNSSAGNDDFDLKKLKYIQSNISQNKDIANNLLWDKQAIDSRNVKLFETFIKIW encoded by the coding sequence ATGGATAAAACAACTTTAGAAGCAAGAGGACTAACATTAGAAAAATATTTAAATATTTCATATGGACTTATGCAGATTCCGTTTACCCAAAGACCTTATGAATGGGGTAAAGTTCAAATTTCAAGGTTGTTCTACGATTTTTGTAATGTATATGAAAATAAAGCTGATCAACATATATTAAATTTCATAACGCTTTATAAAGAAAAAGATAATATTAATATTTTTGATGGACAACAAAGAAGTGTGTCAATTTATATAATTCTATGTGCGATATTAAATAAAATGAGAAACCTACCAGATGCAGATTTAGAGTTTATTGATGGAGTAATTGAAAACTATATAGTTAAAAAGAATTTTAGAACAAAGCAAATTCAGTACAAATTATCTTTCGAAAAAGAATCAACCAATGTTTTTTTTAGAGATTATATAATTTCTGGAAAAGAAATCCCAAATGATTTATTATTAAATGATCAAGAAAAAGCTATAAAAACGAATTACAATGAAATTTCAAATTTAATTGATAAGTCATTTGGTAAGTTGAATCTCAGCTCAACATTAACAAATTTAATCAGTGCTATATTAGACGACGTGTATTTAATTGTCTTAGAAACATCTAGTGAAGATGTTGCAAACCAAATGTTTGAAACTTTGAATAATACAGGTAAAAAAATAGCGGACTTTTATGTACTTAAAAACCAGTTAGTACGTCTTTTAGGTGAAAAAACTATGGCGAGAGATTGGGATTCAATTGAAGACAATCTAGATGGAATAAGTAAAAATAAGTTTCTTACAGCTTATGTGTCTGTTTTTAACGGAAAAACCTCTGAAAGCAATATTTTTAAAGCAATTGAAAAATCAGAGAAACTTGTTAGCATTAGTAAAGCTGTTAATACTCTTTTGGAATTAAAACTCGCTTCGGAAAGATATTCATTTTTACAATCTCCTAGAATGCGTCAGTCAACTGATAAAGTTGCATTAAAAAGATTTGAGAATTTAGTTGAAACCTTAGCAATGGCTTCAGCAAATCAATATAAATCTGTAATATTAGCGATGGAATTAAAGAACTACAAATTATCTGAAATAAATGAGGTATTATCTGAAGTATTAAAACTTCATATTAAAAATATGTTCATTTCTCAAGAGTCTGCAAATAGTCTAGAACATTTTTATCCAAATTTGGCTAAAGATATTTATAATATGAAATATGAATTAGATGGAATAATTAATCAAATAAAAGGTGAGATGATTAGTAATTCACTTCTGAAACATAAGTTTGTGGCAAGAACTATTAGGACTGATACAGAGAAAAAAATTATTAGATACATTTTAAGAACAATTTATAATTATGAAAATAGTAATGAAGTAGTAATATTTGAAAACGCTCAACATGTAAGTTTAGAACATATTTTACCTCAAAATCCTGATTCAAATAGCAATTGGATTAATACCTTCCCAAGTGAAGAAACAAGAAATTTGTATACACATTATATTGGGAACATGACTTTATTATTAGGAACAAAAAATAGTAGTGCTGGAAACGATGATTTTGATCTAAAAAAATTGAAGTACATTCAAAGTAACATTTCTCAAAATAAAGATATAGCAAATAATTTACTTTGGGATAAACAAGCAATTGATAGTAGGAATGTAAAATTGTTTGAAACTTTCATTAAAATCTGGTGA
- a CDS encoding DinB family protein, which yields MEWQSMFHYHKWATQKLLNHVDSLDASIFHQEAKNSFPSISETYSHVISVDYLWYKRLIGIAKPEWKQFDVSSVQSTKEAFAALHEKMEQFFSTLTDEQWKETVNFTNIKGAPFSNKRDEMFFTFINHSSYHRGQVTSFLRQFDLEGVPVDYIYFANEIQS from the coding sequence TTGGAATGGCAATCGATGTTTCATTATCACAAATGGGCTACACAAAAACTATTGAATCATGTAGATTCACTAGATGCATCTATCTTTCACCAAGAAGCAAAAAATTCATTTCCATCTATCAGTGAAACTTACTCACATGTCATCAGTGTTGATTACTTATGGTATAAGCGTTTAATTGGTATTGCTAAGCCGGAATGGAAACAATTTGATGTGAGTTCTGTTCAATCAACGAAAGAAGCATTTGCAGCTTTACACGAAAAAATGGAACAATTTTTCTCGACGCTAACTGACGAACAGTGGAAAGAAACAGTGAATTTTACCAATATAAAAGGTGCTCCGTTTTCCAACAAACGAGACGAAATGTTCTTTACGTTCATCAACCACTCTTCCTATCATCGGGGTCAGGTGACTTCATTCCTGCGTCAGTTTGATTTGGAGGGCGTTCCAGTCGATTACATTTATTTTGCAAATGAAATTCAAAGCTAA
- a CDS encoding sigma-70 family RNA polymerase sigma factor: MGEIEIVKRAIAGDDESFLLVMQFNKEALYRTAFAFLRNEHDALEAMQEVTYRAYKKIHTVKEPCYINTWLTRIMMNYCQDQLKKKKRFSNSELINEISVNNDLVQFELQEALNKLSEQEQQLVYMKYFQNTKIKDIAVIENIPEGTVKSRLHKILKTLRQHLTEKGEVDHV; this comes from the coding sequence TTGGGGGAAATTGAAATCGTCAAACGGGCAATTGCTGGAGATGATGAATCATTCCTGCTTGTAATGCAATTCAATAAAGAAGCATTGTACCGGACAGCATTCGCTTTTTTAAGAAATGAACATGATGCGCTGGAAGCCATGCAGGAAGTCACCTACAGAGCATATAAAAAAATTCATACAGTCAAAGAACCTTGCTACATTAATACATGGCTGACTCGTATCATGATGAATTATTGCCAAGATCAATTGAAAAAGAAAAAGCGTTTCTCAAATTCTGAACTAATTAATGAAATATCCGTTAATAATGATTTGGTTCAATTTGAATTGCAGGAAGCCTTAAATAAGTTATCAGAGCAGGAGCAGCAATTGGTGTATATGAAATATTTTCAAAATACAAAGATTAAGGACATTGCGGTGATAGAAAATATACCTGAGGGAACCGTCAAATCCCGTCTTCACAAAATCTTGAAAACGTTGCGCCAACATCTGACGGAGAAAGGGGAAGTGGATCATGTTTGA
- a CDS encoding GNAT family N-acetyltransferase, translated as MKVYHIRSLEQLKPYQKMWDHILDINQNDNPFIEFQWIENWWKYLGRNRGVEIIVVEKADNVIAFFPLQITHMMKSTVIEFLGRGEAHYMDIVVYDDEREQVIQYVFDELMESMPKCIFNLHGLLSSSPTTNMLSLYLARRKCEPTIFSIVTPFVKTDTLNLEDYLKKRSKIHGLNRREKRLRYLGHPKVMTSSPDEIEQVFTLHDKRWRKMDETNFTDEEHQMFYSALLNCEDGPMKAKVEGLYLDDQMIAFSYVFKCRGRHVGYLNGHDPDYSLYGPGTILDKELITRSQNNDLRIYDLSIGYEPYKFDWNTGVDYTNNFLFSSNEWQTQMVFQLIKGKGYVKEILKKNYKVLLFKNEFLGKNLHFFRNASFREWVKAFRSQVGKIYSKKSVEIYQQKQGTEDSLDYQMLIYPEARKRHHDLKQTNKWFYNGFTPYGDANVSMFWVHPNVIRVDEVDYLQELPKNSAYIAEWQIHKLSSVCSFLRQDNGVQDIFLHTTKKDEVTTKHLQQLGFTHVSSIKKRNLLFKPSTQVLTNSTSKQ; from the coding sequence ATGAAGGTTTACCATATCCGGTCATTGGAGCAATTGAAACCTTATCAGAAAATGTGGGATCACATTTTGGATATCAATCAGAACGATAACCCATTCATTGAATTTCAATGGATAGAGAATTGGTGGAAATACCTTGGGCGCAATCGGGGAGTCGAAATTATCGTCGTAGAAAAAGCAGATAACGTGATTGCCTTTTTCCCTTTGCAAATCACTCACATGATGAAGTCGACCGTCATTGAGTTCCTCGGGCGTGGTGAAGCGCATTACATGGATATCGTCGTATACGATGATGAAAGAGAACAAGTGATTCAATATGTTTTCGATGAATTAATGGAGTCGATGCCGAAATGCATCTTTAATTTACATGGGTTATTGTCAAGCAGTCCTACAACCAATATGTTGAGTTTGTATCTGGCTAGAAGAAAGTGTGAACCCACCATATTTTCAATTGTTACGCCTTTCGTGAAAACGGACACGCTCAATCTCGAAGATTACTTGAAAAAAAGAAGTAAAATTCACGGTCTCAATCGCAGGGAAAAGAGACTTCGTTATTTAGGTCATCCAAAAGTAATGACTAGCAGTCCAGATGAAATCGAACAAGTTTTTACGCTACATGATAAGCGATGGAGAAAGATGGACGAGACCAATTTCACGGATGAAGAACATCAGATGTTTTACAGTGCTTTATTAAACTGTGAAGATGGACCGATGAAAGCAAAAGTGGAAGGCTTATATTTGGATGATCAAATGATTGCGTTCTCTTACGTATTTAAGTGCAGAGGTCGACATGTCGGTTATTTGAACGGGCACGATCCTGACTACAGCCTTTATGGACCTGGAACAATCCTCGATAAAGAATTAATCACTAGAAGCCAAAATAATGATTTGAGAATTTATGACTTGAGCATTGGCTACGAGCCATATAAGTTCGACTGGAATACGGGAGTAGACTACACGAACAATTTCTTGTTTTCTTCTAATGAATGGCAAACTCAAATGGTCTTCCAACTGATCAAAGGTAAGGGGTATGTAAAAGAAATTTTAAAGAAGAACTATAAAGTATTGTTATTTAAAAATGAGTTTCTTGGAAAAAATCTGCATTTTTTTCGGAATGCTAGCTTCAGGGAGTGGGTAAAAGCGTTTCGCAGCCAAGTTGGTAAAATTTATTCGAAGAAATCGGTCGAGATTTATCAACAAAAGCAAGGTACTGAAGATTCGCTGGATTATCAAATGCTTATCTATCCCGAAGCACGAAAACGACATCACGACCTGAAGCAAACGAATAAATGGTTTTATAATGGGTTTACCCCCTATGGTGATGCCAATGTTTCGATGTTTTGGGTTCATCCAAATGTTATACGTGTAGATGAAGTTGATTACTTGCAGGAGTTGCCAAAAAACAGTGCGTATATTGCAGAATGGCAAATTCATAAGTTGTCGAGTGTATGTTCATTTTTGCGGCAAGATAATGGAGTTCAGGACATTTTTCTTCATACCACAAAGAAAGATGAAGTGACTACGAAACATCTTCAACAATTAGGTTTCACTCATGTCAGCAGTATCAAGAAAAGAAATTTGTTATTTAAGCCATCTACACAAGTTTTAACTAATTCGACGAGCAAGCAGTGA
- a CDS encoding efflux RND transporter permease subunit has product MSIFTKWAFRNRAAVAVLTILILVIGIVSYFRLPMEFLPSADNPQVTIISVGQGTDSNTMESEVTYPIERAVAGLNGKTSVYSTTGDGFSKVDLFFEAGYDMKQAKQDVQDALSNVALPHYISKPTISQLNTSMIPIANIAVTFEEGVTTENVDFAREELQSLYQEIKGVSSVDLYGITDSVISVNIDDEKLAENQISLQAVMGILNGQNTAVAVGEKIIDGKTSNIKVIGDLTSIEKLKGLTVAPSVTLGDIATIEETRDANFISRFNGKESLDISITKDSQSNAVTISKEIEKVTKKINEKYDQQESVIYISSADMVQNSVHTMIKEVLLGALFATIVIMVFLRNIRSTFITIISIPLSLCFTLFLLSWSGVTLNILTLGGVAVAVGRLVDDSIVVIENIFRKMQTEKFSVQMVIDATKQVGVAITASTLTTVAVFLPMSLLNGGLQEFLLPFALTVTYSLLASLIVALTVVPLMSAGLLKNTKLPEHKPAVRFPKVVTWSLNHKWIVFSISILLFIGSIGTYFFIPKGAVDSSSADYVLTTLSYPNDTPVEEVKEKTIEFESSIRDMDEVKHVFSQVGSPAEAAQYGYVGSPTEASFSILLDDKNDTDFIVKEMLKKKDQYPDAILEVTTASFMMGGAGTNITIDVVGENLADLEEVATNIKEKVQNIEGVEEVSTNQDEKKTVHYLVVDPTKGNTEQIAQQLGVMLNKTPIGTISLDDKQKTVFLEPLLDTETPEDLENIPVMTDSGLVPVSSIATLQSEELSTNQFHKDGDAYLRVTASVDPAKLSEISKTINLEIFGDQKDNKGMDLPDNVEVLVGGSSSQQADDFTDLFLIMLVSIGIVFLIMVITFKSIKAPIAILCSLPLAAIGAILGILISGIPVDITALLGALMLIGIVVTNAIVLLDRVKQNEQKMIIRDALVEATATRMRPIFMTAIATICAMLPLLLKQAETGSLVSQSLAIVVIGGLALATVLTLIVIPCMYELLYFRKSKKQRMNQTTDQDISV; this is encoded by the coding sequence ATGTCGATATTTACCAAGTGGGCTTTTCGAAACAGGGCTGCTGTCGCTGTATTAACCATTTTAATATTGGTGATAGGTATTGTCAGCTATTTTAGATTGCCTATGGAATTTTTACCATCTGCGGATAATCCGCAAGTCACCATTATTTCCGTAGGTCAGGGAACTGACTCCAATACGATGGAATCAGAAGTAACCTATCCGATTGAAAGAGCTGTTGCAGGATTGAATGGAAAAACATCTGTCTATTCTACAACAGGAGATGGATTTTCAAAAGTAGACCTGTTTTTCGAGGCAGGATATGATATGAAACAAGCCAAACAGGATGTACAAGATGCGTTAAGTAATGTAGCTTTGCCGCACTATATATCCAAGCCAACCATATCACAGCTTAATACATCTATGATTCCAATTGCTAACATTGCTGTCACCTTTGAAGAAGGTGTGACTACAGAAAATGTGGATTTTGCTCGTGAAGAGCTTCAATCTCTTTATCAAGAAATCAAAGGTGTTTCCAGTGTAGATCTATATGGGATTACAGATTCCGTCATTTCCGTGAATATTGATGATGAAAAATTGGCTGAAAATCAAATTTCTCTTCAAGCAGTTATGGGCATTCTTAATGGTCAAAATACTGCTGTAGCTGTTGGTGAAAAGATTATTGACGGAAAAACAAGCAATATTAAAGTAATCGGTGATTTAACAAGCATTGAAAAACTAAAAGGTTTAACTGTTGCACCCAGTGTGACGCTTGGAGATATTGCAACAATTGAAGAAACAAGAGATGCAAATTTCATAAGCCGATTCAATGGAAAGGAAAGCCTAGATATTAGCATCACAAAGGATAGCCAATCCAATGCGGTGACTATTAGCAAAGAAATTGAAAAAGTAACAAAGAAAATCAATGAAAAGTATGATCAGCAGGAATCTGTTATTTATATTTCCTCTGCTGATATGGTTCAAAATTCCGTTCATACTATGATAAAAGAAGTTCTTCTTGGTGCACTATTTGCAACAATCGTCATTATGGTTTTCCTGCGAAATATCCGTTCTACTTTTATTACCATAATATCGATTCCTCTATCCCTGTGTTTCACACTATTCCTTCTGTCTTGGTCTGGTGTGACATTGAATATCTTAACGCTCGGTGGTGTCGCTGTTGCAGTTGGACGCCTAGTTGATGACAGTATTGTCGTCATAGAAAATATTTTCCGGAAAATGCAAACAGAGAAATTCTCAGTTCAAATGGTTATTGACGCAACGAAGCAAGTAGGGGTTGCTATTACTGCCTCTACATTAACAACAGTAGCCGTTTTCTTACCTATGAGTTTACTGAATGGTGGACTTCAAGAATTTCTTTTACCATTCGCTTTAACCGTTACTTATTCCTTGCTAGCATCCTTGATTGTCGCGTTGACTGTTGTTCCGTTAATGAGTGCGGGATTATTAAAGAATACAAAGCTTCCTGAACATAAACCAGCTGTTCGTTTTCCAAAAGTAGTTACTTGGTCCTTGAATCATAAATGGATTGTTTTCTCGATTTCCATCCTCCTATTCATCGGATCCATAGGCACTTACTTTTTCATTCCAAAAGGTGCAGTTGACAGCTCCTCTGCTGACTATGTCCTGACCACGCTGAGTTACCCGAATGATACGCCAGTGGAAGAAGTAAAGGAAAAGACAATTGAATTTGAATCATCCATTCGAGATATGGATGAAGTGAAACATGTGTTTTCACAGGTAGGTTCTCCAGCTGAAGCTGCTCAATATGGCTATGTTGGATCACCGACAGAAGCGTCCTTCAGTATTTTATTAGACGATAAAAATGATACAGACTTCATAGTGAAAGAAATGTTAAAGAAAAAGGATCAATATCCTGATGCCATTCTAGAAGTAACTACAGCCTCCTTTATGATGGGAGGAGCAGGTACAAATATCACCATTGATGTAGTCGGTGAAAATTTAGCAGACCTTGAAGAAGTGGCAACCAATATTAAAGAAAAAGTGCAAAACATTGAGGGTGTCGAGGAAGTATCGACCAATCAAGACGAGAAGAAAACTGTACACTACCTTGTTGTAGATCCAACAAAAGGAAATACTGAGCAAATCGCACAGCAGTTGGGTGTGATGTTAAATAAAACACCAATTGGAACGATTAGTTTAGATGACAAGCAGAAAACTGTATTCCTGGAACCGCTCCTGGATACGGAGACACCTGAAGACTTGGAGAATATACCAGTCATGACCGATTCCGGCCTTGTACCAGTATCATCCATTGCTACTTTACAAAGTGAAGAGCTTTCAACCAACCAGTTTCATAAAGATGGGGATGCCTACCTTCGTGTTACAGCATCAGTTGATCCTGCAAAGCTTTCTGAAATCTCAAAAACAATCAATCTAGAGATTTTCGGCGATCAAAAAGACAATAAAGGCATGGATCTACCAGATAATGTTGAGGTTCTAGTAGGTGGATCAAGTAGCCAACAGGCAGATGATTTTACAGATTTATTTCTAATAATGCTTGTTTCGATCGGAATAGTATTTTTAATTATGGTCATCACATTTAAGTCGATCAAAGCACCAATCGCCATTCTTTGCTCCCTTCCACTTGCTGCGATTGGCGCAATTTTAGGAATCCTCATCAGTGGAATTCCAGTTGATATCACAGCACTACTAGGAGCATTAATGCTAATTGGTATCGTCGTAACAAATGCCATAGTCCTTCTAGACCGAGTAAAACAAAATGAACAAAAAATGATTATACGTGATGCTCTAGTGGAAGCGACAGCAACAAGGATGAGACCGATTTTCATGACTGCAATTGCAACCATCTGTGCGATGCTTCCACTGCTACTAAAACAGGCCGAAACAGGAAGCTTAGTATCACAAAGTCTAGCTATTGTTGTAATTGGTGGGCTTGCCTTGGCAACCGTGCTGACCCTAATCGTTATTCCTTGTATGTATGAATTGCTTTACTTTAGAAAATCTAAGAAACAGCGCATGAATCAAACAACTGACCAAGATATTTCAGTATGA